The Athene noctua chromosome 15, bAthNoc1.hap1.1, whole genome shotgun sequence genome contains a region encoding:
- the CCZ1 gene encoding vacuolar fusion protein CCZ1 homolog isoform X2, whose amino-acid sequence MATAAAGGAGQEKQLAPTLLSFFIYNPKLGPKEGEEEKKILFYHPNEVEKNEKIRNVGLCEAIVQFTRTFSPTKPAKSLHTQKNRQFFHEPEENFWMVMVVRNPIIEKHKDGKPVYEYQEEELLVYSSVLQQCYSMYKLFNGTFLKAMEDGGVKVLKERLEKFFHRYLQTLHLQSCDLLDVFCGISFFPLDKMTYLKIQSFINRMEESLNIVKYTAFLYNDQLIWSGLEQDDMRILYKYLTTSLFPRHMEPELAGRDSPIRAEMPGNLQHYGRFLTGPLNLNDPEAKCRFPKIFVNTDDTYEELHLIVYKAMSAAVCFMIDASIPPTLEFCRKLDSIVGPQLTVLASDICEQYNINKRISGAEKEPQFKFIYFNHMNLAEKSTIHMRKTPSVSLASVHPDLMKILGDINSDFSRVDEDEEIIVKAMSDYWVVGKKSDQRELYVILNQKNANLIEVNEEVKKLCATQFNNIFFLD is encoded by the exons ATggcgacggcggcggcggggggagccggccAGGAGAAACAGCTCGCTCCGACCCTGCTCAGTTTCTTCATCTACAACCCCAAGCTGGGGCCCAAAGAGGGAGAG GAAGAAAAGAAGATTCTCTTCTATCACCCAAATGAAGTAGAAAAGAACGAAAAAATTAGAAATGTGGGACTATGTGAAGCTATAGTACAGTTCACAAG GACCTTTAGTCCAACAAAACCTGCAAAATCCCTACATACGCAAAAGAACAGACAATTTTTCCATGAACCTGAAGAAAACTTCTGGATGGTCATG GTTGTACGGAATCCCATAATAGAAAAACACAAAGATGGAAAGCCAGTCTATGAATATCAGGAAGAAGAATTACTG GTTTATAGTTCGGTCCTACAGCAGTGCTACAGTATGTACAAG CTGTTCAATGGCACATTCCTGAAAGCCATGGAAGATGGAGGTGTAAAAGTTCTAAAGGAGAGACTAGAGAAATTCTTCCATCGG TATTTGCAGACGCTGCATTTACAGTCTTGTGATCTGCTGGATGTGTTTTGTGGAATCAGCTTCTTTCCACTGGATAAAATGACTTACTTGAAAATTCAGTCGTTTATTAATAGGATGGAAGAAAGCCTGAACATAGTCAAGTATACTGCATTTCTCTACAATGACCAGCTTATCTG GAGTGGACTGGAACAAGATGACATGAGGATTTTGTACAAATATCTCACAACATCTCTGTTTCCAAGGCACATGGAGCCTGAG ttaGCAGGAAGAGATTCTCCAATACGTGCTGAAATGCCAGGAAATCTACAACACTATGGAAG GTTTCTTACTGGACCTTTAAATCTTAATGATCCAGAAGCAAAATGCCGTTTcccaaaaatatttgttaacaCTGATGACACTTATGAAGAGCTTCATTTAATTGTTTATAAG GCCATGAGTGCAGCTGTCTGCTTTATGATTGATG CTTCAATTCCACCTACGCTGGAGTTTTGCCGTAAACTGGACAGCATTGTTGGGCCTCAACTCACTGTGTTAGCATCGGACATATGTGAACAGTACAACATCAACAAAAGAATATCGGG GGCTGAGAAGGAGCCTCAGTTTAAGTTTATCTATTTCAATCACATGAACCTGGCAGAGAAAAGTACCATTCACATGAGGAAAACACCCAGTGTATCACTTGCATCTGTTCACCCTGACCTCATGAAGATTCTCGGTGACATCAACAGTGACTTCTCCAG AGTTGATGAAGATGAGGAAATTATTGTGAAGGCAATGAGTGATTACTGGGTAGTGGGGAAAAAGTCTGACCAGCGAGAACTGTATGTTATTTTGAATCAAAAAAATGCAAATCTGATTGAAGTTAATG aagaagtGAAGAAACTTTGTGCAACAcagtttaataatattttcttcctggaTTGA
- the CCZ1 gene encoding vacuolar fusion protein CCZ1 homolog isoform X3, with protein sequence MATAAAGGAGQEKQLAPTLLSFFIYNPKLGPKEGEEEKKILFYHPNEVEKNEKIRNVGLCEAIVQFTRTFSPTKPAKSLHTQKNRQFFHEPEENFWMVMVVRNPIIEKHKDGKPVYEYQEEELLDKVYSSVLQQCYSMYKLFNGTFLKAMEDGGVKVLKERLEKFFHRSFINRMEESLNIVKYTAFLYNDQLIWSGLEQDDMRILYKYLTTSLFPRHMEPELAGRDSPIRAEMPGNLQHYGRFLTGPLNLNDPEAKCRFPKIFVNTDDTYEELHLIVYKAMSAAVCFMIDASIPPTLEFCRKLDSIVGPQLTVLASDICEQYNINKRISGAEKEPQFKFIYFNHMNLAEKSTIHMRKTPSVSLASVHPDLMKILGDINSDFSRVDEDEEIIVKAMSDYWVVGKKSDQRELYVILNQKNANLIEVNEEVKKLCATQFNNIFFLD encoded by the exons ATggcgacggcggcggcggggggagccggccAGGAGAAACAGCTCGCTCCGACCCTGCTCAGTTTCTTCATCTACAACCCCAAGCTGGGGCCCAAAGAGGGAGAG GAAGAAAAGAAGATTCTCTTCTATCACCCAAATGAAGTAGAAAAGAACGAAAAAATTAGAAATGTGGGACTATGTGAAGCTATAGTACAGTTCACAAG GACCTTTAGTCCAACAAAACCTGCAAAATCCCTACATACGCAAAAGAACAGACAATTTTTCCATGAACCTGAAGAAAACTTCTGGATGGTCATG GTTGTACGGAATCCCATAATAGAAAAACACAAAGATGGAAAGCCAGTCTATGAATATCAGGAAGAAGAATTACTG GACAAGGTTTATAGTTCGGTCCTACAGCAGTGCTACAGTATGTACAAG CTGTTCAATGGCACATTCCTGAAAGCCATGGAAGATGGAGGTGTAAAAGTTCTAAAGGAGAGACTAGAGAAATTCTTCCATCGG TCGTTTATTAATAGGATGGAAGAAAGCCTGAACATAGTCAAGTATACTGCATTTCTCTACAATGACCAGCTTATCTG GAGTGGACTGGAACAAGATGACATGAGGATTTTGTACAAATATCTCACAACATCTCTGTTTCCAAGGCACATGGAGCCTGAG ttaGCAGGAAGAGATTCTCCAATACGTGCTGAAATGCCAGGAAATCTACAACACTATGGAAG GTTTCTTACTGGACCTTTAAATCTTAATGATCCAGAAGCAAAATGCCGTTTcccaaaaatatttgttaacaCTGATGACACTTATGAAGAGCTTCATTTAATTGTTTATAAG GCCATGAGTGCAGCTGTCTGCTTTATGATTGATG CTTCAATTCCACCTACGCTGGAGTTTTGCCGTAAACTGGACAGCATTGTTGGGCCTCAACTCACTGTGTTAGCATCGGACATATGTGAACAGTACAACATCAACAAAAGAATATCGGG GGCTGAGAAGGAGCCTCAGTTTAAGTTTATCTATTTCAATCACATGAACCTGGCAGAGAAAAGTACCATTCACATGAGGAAAACACCCAGTGTATCACTTGCATCTGTTCACCCTGACCTCATGAAGATTCTCGGTGACATCAACAGTGACTTCTCCAG AGTTGATGAAGATGAGGAAATTATTGTGAAGGCAATGAGTGATTACTGGGTAGTGGGGAAAAAGTCTGACCAGCGAGAACTGTATGTTATTTTGAATCAAAAAAATGCAAATCTGATTGAAGTTAATG aagaagtGAAGAAACTTTGTGCAACAcagtttaataatattttcttcctggaTTGA
- the LOC141966486 gene encoding parvalbumin, thymic CPV3 isoform X1 produces the protein MSLTDILSPSDIAAALRDCQAPDSFSPKKFFQISGMSKKSSSQLKEIFRILDNDQSGFIEEDELKYFLQRFECGARVLTTSETKTFLATADHDGDGKIGAEEFQEMVQS, from the exons ATGAGCCTTACAGACATTCTAAGCCCTTCTGATATTGCTGCTGCTCTGCGGGACTGCCAAG ctCCAGATTCCTTTAGTCCCAAAAAATTCTTTCAGATCAGTGGGATGTCTAAAAAGAGTAGCAGCCAGCTCAAGGAGATCTTCCGGATTCTCGACAATGATCAAAGTGGCTTTATTGAGGAAGATGAACTCAA GTATTTCCTTCAGAGGTTTGAGTGTGGAGCCAGAGTGTTAACCACCTCAGAAACCAAGACCTTCTTGGCAACTGCAGACCATGATGGGGATGGTAAAATTGGGGCTGAAG AATTCCAGGAAATGGTGCAGTCTTAG
- the CCZ1 gene encoding vacuolar fusion protein CCZ1 homolog isoform X1 — protein MATAAAGGAGQEKQLAPTLLSFFIYNPKLGPKEGEEEKKILFYHPNEVEKNEKIRNVGLCEAIVQFTRTFSPTKPAKSLHTQKNRQFFHEPEENFWMVMVVRNPIIEKHKDGKPVYEYQEEELLDKVYSSVLQQCYSMYKLFNGTFLKAMEDGGVKVLKERLEKFFHRYLQTLHLQSCDLLDVFCGISFFPLDKMTYLKIQSFINRMEESLNIVKYTAFLYNDQLIWSGLEQDDMRILYKYLTTSLFPRHMEPELAGRDSPIRAEMPGNLQHYGRFLTGPLNLNDPEAKCRFPKIFVNTDDTYEELHLIVYKAMSAAVCFMIDASIPPTLEFCRKLDSIVGPQLTVLASDICEQYNINKRISGAEKEPQFKFIYFNHMNLAEKSTIHMRKTPSVSLASVHPDLMKILGDINSDFSRVDEDEEIIVKAMSDYWVVGKKSDQRELYVILNQKNANLIEVNEEVKKLCATQFNNIFFLD, from the exons ATggcgacggcggcggcggggggagccggccAGGAGAAACAGCTCGCTCCGACCCTGCTCAGTTTCTTCATCTACAACCCCAAGCTGGGGCCCAAAGAGGGAGAG GAAGAAAAGAAGATTCTCTTCTATCACCCAAATGAAGTAGAAAAGAACGAAAAAATTAGAAATGTGGGACTATGTGAAGCTATAGTACAGTTCACAAG GACCTTTAGTCCAACAAAACCTGCAAAATCCCTACATACGCAAAAGAACAGACAATTTTTCCATGAACCTGAAGAAAACTTCTGGATGGTCATG GTTGTACGGAATCCCATAATAGAAAAACACAAAGATGGAAAGCCAGTCTATGAATATCAGGAAGAAGAATTACTG GACAAGGTTTATAGTTCGGTCCTACAGCAGTGCTACAGTATGTACAAG CTGTTCAATGGCACATTCCTGAAAGCCATGGAAGATGGAGGTGTAAAAGTTCTAAAGGAGAGACTAGAGAAATTCTTCCATCGG TATTTGCAGACGCTGCATTTACAGTCTTGTGATCTGCTGGATGTGTTTTGTGGAATCAGCTTCTTTCCACTGGATAAAATGACTTACTTGAAAATTCAGTCGTTTATTAATAGGATGGAAGAAAGCCTGAACATAGTCAAGTATACTGCATTTCTCTACAATGACCAGCTTATCTG GAGTGGACTGGAACAAGATGACATGAGGATTTTGTACAAATATCTCACAACATCTCTGTTTCCAAGGCACATGGAGCCTGAG ttaGCAGGAAGAGATTCTCCAATACGTGCTGAAATGCCAGGAAATCTACAACACTATGGAAG GTTTCTTACTGGACCTTTAAATCTTAATGATCCAGAAGCAAAATGCCGTTTcccaaaaatatttgttaacaCTGATGACACTTATGAAGAGCTTCATTTAATTGTTTATAAG GCCATGAGTGCAGCTGTCTGCTTTATGATTGATG CTTCAATTCCACCTACGCTGGAGTTTTGCCGTAAACTGGACAGCATTGTTGGGCCTCAACTCACTGTGTTAGCATCGGACATATGTGAACAGTACAACATCAACAAAAGAATATCGGG GGCTGAGAAGGAGCCTCAGTTTAAGTTTATCTATTTCAATCACATGAACCTGGCAGAGAAAAGTACCATTCACATGAGGAAAACACCCAGTGTATCACTTGCATCTGTTCACCCTGACCTCATGAAGATTCTCGGTGACATCAACAGTGACTTCTCCAG AGTTGATGAAGATGAGGAAATTATTGTGAAGGCAATGAGTGATTACTGGGTAGTGGGGAAAAAGTCTGACCAGCGAGAACTGTATGTTATTTTGAATCAAAAAAATGCAAATCTGATTGAAGTTAATG aagaagtGAAGAAACTTTGTGCAACAcagtttaataatattttcttcctggaTTGA
- the LOC141966486 gene encoding parvalbumin, thymic CPV3 isoform X2: protein MSKKSSSQLKEIFRILDNDQSGFIEEDELKYFLQRFECGARVLTTSETKTFLATADHDGDGKIGAEEFQEMVQS, encoded by the exons ATGTCTAAAAAGAGTAGCAGCCAGCTCAAGGAGATCTTCCGGATTCTCGACAATGATCAAAGTGGCTTTATTGAGGAAGATGAACTCAA GTATTTCCTTCAGAGGTTTGAGTGTGGAGCCAGAGTGTTAACCACCTCAGAAACCAAGACCTTCTTGGCAACTGCAGACCATGATGGGGATGGTAAAATTGGGGCTGAAG AATTCCAGGAAATGGTGCAGTCTTAG
- the CCZ1 gene encoding vacuolar fusion protein CCZ1 homolog isoform X4, giving the protein MATAAAGGAGQEKQLAPTLLSFFIYNPKLGPKEGEVVRNPIIEKHKDGKPVYEYQEEELLDKVYSSVLQQCYSMYKLFNGTFLKAMEDGGVKVLKERLEKFFHRYLQTLHLQSCDLLDVFCGISFFPLDKMTYLKIQSFINRMEESLNIVKYTAFLYNDQLIWSGLEQDDMRILYKYLTTSLFPRHMEPELAGRDSPIRAEMPGNLQHYGRFLTGPLNLNDPEAKCRFPKIFVNTDDTYEELHLIVYKAMSAAVCFMIDASIPPTLEFCRKLDSIVGPQLTVLASDICEQYNINKRISGAEKEPQFKFIYFNHMNLAEKSTIHMRKTPSVSLASVHPDLMKILGDINSDFSRVDEDEEIIVKAMSDYWVVGKKSDQRELYVILNQKNANLIEVNEEVKKLCATQFNNIFFLD; this is encoded by the exons ATggcgacggcggcggcggggggagccggccAGGAGAAACAGCTCGCTCCGACCCTGCTCAGTTTCTTCATCTACAACCCCAAGCTGGGGCCCAAAGAGGGAGAG GTTGTACGGAATCCCATAATAGAAAAACACAAAGATGGAAAGCCAGTCTATGAATATCAGGAAGAAGAATTACTG GACAAGGTTTATAGTTCGGTCCTACAGCAGTGCTACAGTATGTACAAG CTGTTCAATGGCACATTCCTGAAAGCCATGGAAGATGGAGGTGTAAAAGTTCTAAAGGAGAGACTAGAGAAATTCTTCCATCGG TATTTGCAGACGCTGCATTTACAGTCTTGTGATCTGCTGGATGTGTTTTGTGGAATCAGCTTCTTTCCACTGGATAAAATGACTTACTTGAAAATTCAGTCGTTTATTAATAGGATGGAAGAAAGCCTGAACATAGTCAAGTATACTGCATTTCTCTACAATGACCAGCTTATCTG GAGTGGACTGGAACAAGATGACATGAGGATTTTGTACAAATATCTCACAACATCTCTGTTTCCAAGGCACATGGAGCCTGAG ttaGCAGGAAGAGATTCTCCAATACGTGCTGAAATGCCAGGAAATCTACAACACTATGGAAG GTTTCTTACTGGACCTTTAAATCTTAATGATCCAGAAGCAAAATGCCGTTTcccaaaaatatttgttaacaCTGATGACACTTATGAAGAGCTTCATTTAATTGTTTATAAG GCCATGAGTGCAGCTGTCTGCTTTATGATTGATG CTTCAATTCCACCTACGCTGGAGTTTTGCCGTAAACTGGACAGCATTGTTGGGCCTCAACTCACTGTGTTAGCATCGGACATATGTGAACAGTACAACATCAACAAAAGAATATCGGG GGCTGAGAAGGAGCCTCAGTTTAAGTTTATCTATTTCAATCACATGAACCTGGCAGAGAAAAGTACCATTCACATGAGGAAAACACCCAGTGTATCACTTGCATCTGTTCACCCTGACCTCATGAAGATTCTCGGTGACATCAACAGTGACTTCTCCAG AGTTGATGAAGATGAGGAAATTATTGTGAAGGCAATGAGTGATTACTGGGTAGTGGGGAAAAAGTCTGACCAGCGAGAACTGTATGTTATTTTGAATCAAAAAAATGCAAATCTGATTGAAGTTAATG aagaagtGAAGAAACTTTGTGCAACAcagtttaataatattttcttcctggaTTGA